In Rouxiella sp. WC2420, the following proteins share a genomic window:
- a CDS encoding nicotinamide mononucleotide deamidase-related protein YfaY, which translates to MLRVEMLSTGEEVLHGQIVDSNAAWLATYLFDQGLPMTSRETVGDSFDELVSVMLERSHIADVLIVNGGLGPTSDDLSSEAAAKACGVELIEDAEWLANMEAFFAERGRPMAESNRKQAQIPANAEVIDNPIGTACGFTLKLNRCRLFFTPGVPSEFKVMVEQQIVPRLHRDHPALEAPLCLRLTTFGRGESDLASELDVLPLPEGVTIGYRSSSPIIELKLTGPRSQEAAMREVWERVREVAGESTIFEGFTSLPARLAERLLEQNLRLAISEGFTGGLLNWRMQNAAVPLTRGELLPGSCADESLSALLARAQNLAQSSGAQLALAVGNVVEDRLSLALHTPGGTSGMTIQYTAGRHGQQLRQETIAMVAMDMLRRYLNEWPVVADYPWLSVVEKV; encoded by the coding sequence ATGCTTAGGGTTGAGATGCTTAGCACCGGCGAAGAAGTTCTGCATGGTCAGATCGTCGATTCAAACGCTGCCTGGCTGGCAACTTACCTGTTTGATCAGGGATTGCCGATGACCAGCCGTGAAACCGTTGGCGACAGCTTTGACGAGCTGGTTTCCGTGATGCTTGAACGCAGCCACATCGCCGATGTGCTGATCGTCAACGGCGGGCTTGGGCCAACCAGCGACGATCTCAGCTCCGAGGCGGCGGCAAAGGCCTGCGGCGTTGAGCTGATCGAAGATGCCGAGTGGTTAGCCAATATGGAAGCGTTTTTTGCCGAGCGTGGCAGGCCGATGGCTGAATCCAACCGTAAACAGGCGCAGATCCCAGCCAATGCCGAGGTTATCGACAACCCGATTGGCACCGCCTGTGGCTTTACCCTCAAACTTAATCGCTGCCGGCTGTTCTTTACGCCGGGAGTGCCTTCAGAATTTAAAGTGATGGTCGAGCAGCAGATTGTTCCTCGTCTGCATCGCGATCATCCTGCATTAGAAGCGCCACTGTGCCTGCGATTGACCACTTTCGGGCGCGGTGAAAGCGATCTTGCCAGCGAGTTGGACGTGTTACCTCTGCCGGAAGGCGTGACCATCGGTTATCGTTCTTCATCACCTATCATCGAACTTAAACTCACCGGACCGCGCAGCCAGGAAGCGGCCATGCGTGAAGTCTGGGAGCGGGTGCGTGAGGTCGCGGGTGAGAGCACCATCTTTGAAGGGTTCACCAGCCTGCCAGCGCGACTGGCCGAACGCCTGCTCGAGCAGAATCTACGGTTGGCAATCAGTGAGGGCTTTACTGGCGGATTACTCAACTGGCGGATGCAGAATGCCGCCGTGCCGTTGACGCGCGGTGAATTATTGCCGGGCAGTTGCGCGGATGAATCGCTGTCTGCGCTGTTGGCGCGTGCGCAGAATCTGGCACAAAGCAGCGGCGCGCAGTTGGCACTGGCAGTGGGCAACGTGGTAGAAGATCGCCTGAGTCTGGCGCTGCACACGCCGGGCGGCACCAGCGGGATGACGATCCAATACACTGCTGGTCGTCACGGGCAGCAACTGCGTCAGGAAACCATCGCGATGGTGGCAATGGATATGCTGCGCCGTTATCTGAACGAATGGCCGGTGGTTGCGGATTATCCGTGGCTATCGGTGGTGG
- a CDS encoding YfaZ family outer membrane protein yields MKKTFVALSAAAMLMTTVSAHAIDVNAQVGEHYTNLGVGLGTSTPGLALSGQWSQRNHRGDVAGVGLGYNIGLGPVLATVGGKLLYTNPNHSKEGYAVPVGGGLQFPVNQYVSLYGEGYYAPNVSSSHIKNYKEASAGVRFTPISLLSVDVGYRYEEMEGKNYHPNQKIADGLFVGGSVNF; encoded by the coding sequence ATGAAAAAGACATTCGTAGCCTTGTCCGCAGCCGCTATGCTGATGACCACTGTTTCTGCTCACGCGATTGACGTTAATGCGCAAGTTGGTGAACATTACACTAACCTTGGCGTCGGTTTGGGGACTTCTACTCCAGGTCTGGCATTGAGCGGCCAGTGGTCACAGCGCAATCATCGCGGCGACGTAGCCGGTGTTGGTCTGGGCTACAACATTGGACTGGGTCCAGTTCTTGCAACCGTTGGCGGCAAGCTGTTGTACACCAATCCAAACCACAGCAAAGAAGGCTATGCAGTTCCGGTTGGCGGTGGTTTACAGTTCCCGGTTAACCAATACGTTAGCCTGTACGGCGAAGGCTATTACGCGCCCAACGTCAGCTCCAGCCACATCAAGAACTACAAAGAAGCCAGCGCTGGCGTGCGTTTCACCCCTATCAGTCTGCTAAGCGTTGACGTAGGCTATCGTTATGAAGAAATGGAAGGTAAAAACTACCATCCTAACCAGAAAATTGCCGACGGCCTGTTTGTTGGTGGTTCGGTGAACTTTTAA
- a CDS encoding MFS transporter → MSSINPKSSLNVASGGSRQGTAKNIFRVASGNFLEMYDFMVFGYYATAIAHTFFPDSNPFASLMLTLMTFGAGFLMRPLGAMVLGAYIDHHGRRKGLLITLGLMAFGTLTIACVPGYHSIGVAAPILILLGRLLQGFSAGVELGGVSVYLSEIAPQGKKGFYVSWQSASQQVAVVFAALLGVTLNHLLGNGVMNEWGWRIPFAIGCLIVPFLFWIRRMMEETDAFQQRKHHPSMGEIARSVAANWQIVLVGMLMVVTTTVSFYMITAFTPTYGKNVLQLTEQESFLVTLCVGVSNLIWLPIMGAFSDKIGRRPLLLTFSALILLTSYPALNWLVGSPSFARLLEVELWLSFMYASYNSAMVVALTELMPPEVRATGFSMAYSLATAIFGGFTPAISSYMIHVTGNKAMPGVWLAISAACGLLALIVLPLITRQRAYQQSMVKTTV, encoded by the coding sequence ATGTCGTCCATTAACCCCAAGTCTTCACTTAACGTCGCGTCAGGCGGCAGCCGACAAGGCACAGCAAAAAATATCTTCCGCGTCGCCAGCGGTAACTTCCTGGAAATGTATGATTTTATGGTCTTTGGCTATTACGCCACTGCCATCGCCCATACCTTTTTCCCCGACTCAAACCCCTTTGCCTCTTTAATGCTGACGCTGATGACCTTCGGTGCCGGTTTCCTGATGCGCCCTTTGGGGGCGATGGTGTTAGGTGCTTACATCGACCATCACGGGCGTCGCAAAGGGTTGTTGATCACCCTTGGGTTAATGGCCTTTGGGACACTCACCATTGCCTGCGTACCGGGCTATCACAGCATTGGCGTCGCTGCGCCGATCCTTATCCTGCTTGGTCGCCTGCTGCAGGGCTTCTCGGCGGGAGTCGAACTGGGTGGCGTATCGGTTTATTTGTCCGAGATTGCTCCGCAAGGTAAAAAAGGTTTCTATGTCAGCTGGCAGTCGGCCAGCCAGCAGGTTGCGGTGGTCTTTGCCGCACTGCTCGGCGTGACGCTTAACCATCTGCTGGGCAATGGCGTGATGAACGAATGGGGCTGGCGCATCCCGTTTGCCATCGGCTGCCTGATTGTCCCTTTCTTGTTCTGGATCCGCCGCATGATGGAAGAGACCGATGCTTTCCAGCAGCGCAAGCATCATCCTTCAATGGGCGAGATTGCCCGTTCCGTGGCCGCTAACTGGCAGATTGTGCTGGTGGGGATGCTGATGGTGGTCACTACCACCGTATCGTTCTACATGATCACTGCCTTTACGCCGACTTACGGTAAAAACGTGCTGCAACTTACCGAGCAGGAGAGTTTCCTCGTCACGCTGTGTGTTGGAGTATCTAACCTGATTTGGCTGCCAATAATGGGGGCATTCTCGGATAAAATCGGCCGCCGCCCGCTGCTATTGACCTTTAGCGCGCTGATTTTACTCACCTCTTATCCTGCGTTGAACTGGCTGGTAGGCTCACCAAGTTTTGCGCGGCTGCTTGAGGTCGAGCTGTGGTTGTCATTTATGTACGCTAGCTACAACTCGGCGATGGTGGTGGCTTTGACCGAGCTGATGCCACCGGAAGTGCGTGCCACCGGTTTCTCTATGGCCTACAGCCTGGCGACCGCGATTTTTGGCGGTTTTACACCGGCAATTTCGAGCTACATGATCCACGTCACGGGAAACAAAGCTATGCCGGGCGTGTGGCTGGCTATCTCCGCGGCGTGTGGTCTGCTGGCGTTGATTGTACTGCCGCTGATCACCCGCCAGCGCGCCTATCAGCAGAGTATGGTCAAAACTACTGTTTGA